A genomic segment from Branchiostoma floridae strain S238N-H82 chromosome 7, Bfl_VNyyK, whole genome shotgun sequence encodes:
- the LOC118418911 gene encoding uncharacterized protein LOC118418911, with the protein MFKVVARIVTVLAIVVGCVGLDPTCFPGCTYTNQWTDCVPFRKSHGLGLRLQGTCMLCTAQLQQQPARFVQNSSEPTSLCLPDKDNVAVRGVKLGVLSVQKLLPPQKSSVNISTGILALVECGITDLEQGTVAAFPVLKSLQLDSNNLTHVKRAWFDGLKSPKLMWTLSFSHNNISIIDPTCFQNLTALTTLLLDNNALQSIDPSWFHNLKWLTQLSLRANSIKRLPPQAFKPLIRLRRLDLSRNALTCLSRETLNGLHKLEELGVSGSRLFALDDFAPSVVNWRLDYGYTRYTGQTFAVRVNQVLFCISKGPELQEYHVHIHHNSTLHLPQPDDNHIGQCRTLKGRLTAINQTKYDLPFVAMWVNTESDRRISNITHMCTRAWKDAGGVKVALGGDTTLQIVPMGIDRSHQPQTVAVVVSGIMEDDKHRSMSSDDGHGKNISTFGHEEMLNVTCHVDTVRGETHRHVFTTPLSSTPDGTQCTEKVIPVTRKATTIMTTEVPLNQTSPVTNLPVTARPVKEKSTCTCNVWLIYSITLSAVVGVEHIALLVAFVYIMIKRRRCSQSGDPPAPAVASVSRWMLGGAGGRVVSGSAADSATQTAAGDEPQYSEIPDDFYNPCYNYDNARPRVQPPYSEIPDEYYTQYYNTRPWVDHPYWEIPDEYYNNENRRRLSYPLTLRVPGQGDDAVPFYAAVAEVALPPSTRLGGKHPSYSTVPRTRSVPQIHARQRKAHIRSYGAPVAGRYSVRDMAAIGRYGRTRGALMSKACLYNNPSANRTIH; encoded by the coding sequence ATGTTCAAAGTAGTAGCGAGGATTGTAACTGTTCTCGCCATCGTAGTTGGATGTGTAGGTTTAGACCCGACATGTTTTCCTGGGTGCACGTACACAAATCAGTGGACAGATTGCGTCCCGTTCCGTAAGTCACACGGTTTGGGTTTGCGTTTGCAAGGTACTTGTATGTTATGCACTGCGCAGCTACAGCAACAACCCGCGCGTTTTGTGCAGAACTCCTCCGAGCCAACTTCTCTATGCCTTCCGGATAAAGATAATGTGGCAGTTAGGGGTGTTAAGCTTGGGGTACTCTCAGTTCAGAAACTACTGCCTCCTCAGAAGTCTTCAGTTAATATCAGTACGGGTATTCTCGCTTTGGTGGAATGTGGAATCACAGATTTAGAACAGGGCACTGTGGCCGCCTTTCCTGTCTTGAAATCCTTGCAGCTTGATTCCAACAACTTGACTCACGTCAAGCGAGCCTGGTTCGACGGTTTGAAATCTCCAAAGTTGATGTGGACCCTGTCATTTTCCCACAATAACATAAGTATCATAGATCCAACATGCTTCCAGAACCTTACTGCCCTCACAACATTGCTACTCGACAACAACGCATTACAAAGCATCGACCCATCTTGGTTTCACAATCTGAAATGGTTAACCCAGCTGTCTTTGAGAGCAAATTCTATCAAAAGGCTTCCTCCTCAGGCATTCAAGCCGTTGATAAGGCTTCGCAGGCTAGATCTGAGCCGAAATGCACTGACGTGTCTGTCACGGGAGACTTTGAACGGGCTACACAAACTAGAAGAGCTGGGAGTGAGTGGGAGTAGATTGTTTGCTCTCGATGATTTTGCTCCATCGGTAGTGAACTGGCGTCTTGATTATGGTTACACCCGCTATACCGGCCAGACCTTTGCAGTTAGGGTTAACCAGGTGCTTTTCTGTATCTCCAAAGGTCCTGAACTACAGGAATATCACGTCCACATACACCATAACAGCACCTTGCACCTACCTCAGCCTGATGACAATCATATCGGTCAGTGTAGAACATTGAAAGGGAGGTTGACCGCAATAAACCAGACAAAGTATGACTTACCATTTGTAGCCATGTGGGTCAACACAGAATCAGACAGACGCATTTCAAACATCACTCACATGTGCACACGTGCCTGGAAAGATGCCGGAGGCGTAAAGGTAGCCCTGGGGGGAGACACTACTCTGCAGATTGTTCCCATGGGTATAGACAGGTCCCACCAACCCCAAACCGTTGCTGTAGTCGTGTCAGGTATCATGGAAGATGATAAGCACAGAAGCATGTCGTCTGACGATGGCCACGGCAAAAATATCAGCACCTTTGGTCATGAAGAAATGCTGAATGTGACGTGTCATGTCGACACCGTCCGGGGGGAGACACACCGACATGTCTTCACCACGCCCTTGTCCAGCACCCCTGATGGCACACAGTGTACAGAAAAGGTGATCCCGGTCACAAGAAAAGCAACCACCATCATGACAACCGAGGTCCCCTTAAATCAGACGAGCCCAGTCACAAATCTACCTGTGACTGCGCGACCGGTAAAAGAGaaaagcacatgtacatgtaatgtatggcTCATATACAGCATCACATTGTCAGCTGTAGTAGGGGTTGAGCATATAGCGCTGCTAGTAGCGTTTGTATATATCATGATAAAACGGCGCCGTTGTTCACAGTCAGGCGACCCACCTGCCCCTGCTGTCGCCTCCGTGAGTCGCTGGATGCTAGGCGGGGCAGGCGGCCGTGTCGTCTCGGGCTCTGCGGCGGACTCGGCCACACAGACCGCTGCAGGCGATGAGCCTCAGTACAGCGAGATTCCCGACGACTTCTACAACCCTTGTTACAACTACGACAACGCACGGCCGAGGGTACAACCTCCTTACTCGGAGATCCCAGATGAGTACTACACTCAGTACTACAACACACGGCCTTGGGTAGATCATCCTTACTGGGAAATTCCCGACGAGTACTACAACAACGAGAACAGACGGCGCCTCTCATACCCCCTGACTCTCCGGGTGCCCGGTCAAGGCGATGATGCTGTGCCTTTCTACGCCGCTGTAGCTGAGGTGGCCCTTCCTCCATCAACCCGGCTGGGCGGCAAACATCCATCCTACAGCACGGTCCCTCGTACCAGATCAGTCCCACAGATACACGCACGGCAGAGGAAGGCACACATTAGATCGTACGGCGCGCCTGTAGCGGGCAGGTACAGCGTCAGAGATATGGCTGCCATTGGCAGATACGGCAGAACACGAGGGGCCCTCATGTCCAAAGCTTGCCTGTATAATAACCCCTCTGCTAATCGTACCATACATTAG
- the LOC118418923 gene encoding heat shock protein 75 kDa, mitochondrial-like — translation MSTAARRQTNMAASMSSVARLARLRSCFTVSTRAVSYCNGHTVGRVNGKAVNCRSLRPPQQFPDYLRLRHVHSRALHTGYRLLSESPAAEAEEADLHNIIKDTEKVTGSGEQHSFQAETLKLLDIVAKSLYSDKEVFVRELISNASDALEKLRYLSLTQGGSSELAVPLEIHLGTDLVQGTFTIQDTGVGLTQEEIIENLGTIARSGSKAFLSELDNRGQSSSAASSIIGQFGVGFYSTFMVGDKVQVFTRSHQPDSPGYCWTSDGSGSYELAEAEGVQLGTKIVVHLKKECMQFAREDDIKEIVTKYSNFVNCPIYLNGKRLNTVEALWMLDAKNVTDEQHEEFYRFLANAYDSPRYRLQYQTDAPLNIRSLFYIPAHKPTMWDMSRQEGLGGVALYSRRVLIQPKAETILPKWLRFVKGVVDSEDIPLNLSRELLQDSALIRKIRSVLTSRIVKFLGDQARRDAVKYQRFVEDYGFYLREGIVSTEDQDERESIAKLLRFESSAEPEGTLVGIEEYCKRMRPGQRNIYYFSAPSRQLAETSPYFEALKKKDIEVLFCYEQYDELVLLQLRQFQRLNLKSIENEVLESDKTEETQEDSKVTLSPSKADALMDWMRSALGEKVTNIKVSTRLESHPAMVTVMEMGAARHYLRTAFAGQSEAERWKFLQPTLEINSSHPIMLKLSELKSSDPELARLVAEQVYDNALVAAGLIEDPRSMLNRLNELLTRTLDKH, via the exons ATGAGTACTGCAGCCAGAAGacaaaccaacatggccgcctCCATGTCGTCAGTCGCACGCTTGGCACGACTTCGGTCCTGTTTCACCGTTTCTACGCGGGCAGTCAGCTACTGTAATGGACACACGGTTGGCCGAGTCAATGGTAAAG CTGTGAACTGCAGAAGTCTGAGACCCCCTCAACAGTTTCCTGACTATCTGAGACTCCGACATGTCCACAGCAGGGCACTCCACACTGGatacag ATTATTATCTGAGAGTCCAGCTGCTGAAGCTGAGGAGGCCGACCTTCACAACATAATCAAGGACACAgaaaaggtcacag GATCCGGGGAGCAGCACAGTTTCCAGGCTGAGACCCTGAAGCTGCTGGATATCGTAGCCAAGTCGCTCTACTCTGACAAAGAG GTTTTCGTCAGGGAGCTCATATCCAATGCCAGTGATGCTTTAGAGAAGCTGCGGTACCTGTCCTTGACACAAGGGGGCAGCAGTGAGCTGGCGGTGCCCCTGGAGATTCACCTGGGCACCGACCTGGTGCAGGGCACCTTCACCATCCAGGACACCGGCGTTGGACTCACGCAGGAGGAAATCATCGAGAACCTCGGGACCATTGCGCGATCTGGGTCAAAG GCGTTCTTGAGTGAGCTGGATAACCGCGGCCAGTCCTCGTCAGCGGCCAGCAGCATCATCGGCCAGTTTGGTGTGGGGTTCTACTCCACCTTCATGGTGGGGGACAAGGTCCAGGTCTTCACACGCTCACACCAACCGGACAGTCCCGGGTACTGCTGGACATCTGATGG CTCTGGTTCTTACGAGCTTGCGGAGGCGGAAGGCGTTCAGCTTGGTACCAAGATCGTGGTCCACCTGAAGAAGGAGTGTATGCAGTTTGCACGGGAGGACGACATCAAAG AAATCGTGACCAAGTACAGTAACTTTGTGAACTGCCCCATCTACCTGAATGGGAAACGGCTCAACACTGTAGAG GCCCTGTGGATGCTCGATGCCAAGAACGTAACCGATGAACAACATGAGGAGTTTTACCGTTTCCTGGCCAACGCTTACGACAGTCCGCGCTACCGGCTGCAGTACCAGACTGACGCTCCACTCAACATTCGCAGCCTTTTCTACATCCCTGCGCACAAGCCAA caatGTGGGACATGAGCAGACAGGAAGGCCTGGGAGGAGTAGCCCTGTACAGCCGGAGGGTGCTCATCCAGCCCAAGGCTGAAACCATCCTGCCAAAATGGCTGCGCTTTGTGAAAG GTGTGGTAGACAGTGAGGACATCCCCCTGAACCTGAGTAGGGAGCTGCTGCAGGACAGTGCACTCATCAG GAAGATCCGTAGCGTCCTGACCAGCAGGATTGTGAAGTTTCTGGGTGACCAGGCGCGGAGGGACGCCGTTAAGTACCAGAGATTCGTGGAGGATTATGGGTTCTACCTGAGGGAGGGAATCGTCTCCACTGAGGACCAGGATGAGAGG GAGTCCATCGCGAAGCTGCTGAGGTTTGAGTCCAGTGCGGAGCCAGAAGGAACGCTGGTGGGAATCGAGGAATACTGTAAGCGGATGCGGCCCGGCCAGAGGAACATCTACTACTTCTCAGCACCCAGCCGGCAGCTGGCCGAGACTTCACCGTACTTCGAAGCACTGAAGAAAAAGGACATTGAG GTGCTGTTCTGCTATGAGCAGTACGATGAGTTAGTCCTGCTGCAGCTGCGCCAGTTCCAGAGGCTGAACCTGAAGTCCATTGAGAACGAGGTTCTGGAGAGCGACAAAACCGAGGAGACTCAGGAGGACAGCAAAG TAACCCTGAGCCCCAGTAAGGCGGATGCCCTGATGGACTGGATGAGATCAGCACTTGGGGAGAAAGTCACCAACATCAAG GTGAGCACGCGTCTGGAGTCCCACCCTGCCATGGTGACAGTGATGGAGATGGGCGCGGCGCGGCACTACCTCCGCACGGCCTTCGCTGGACAGTCCGAGGCTGAGAGGTGGAAGTTCCTCCAGCCTACCCTGGAGATCAACAGCAG CCATCCGATCATGTTGAAGTTGTCTGAGCTGAAGTCCAGCGACCCTGAGCTGGCACGACTGGTAGCTGAACAG GTGTACGACAACGCCCTGGTGGCTGCCGGTCTGATTGAGGATCCCCGCTCCATGCTGAACAGACTAAACGAGCTGCTGACAAGAACTTTGGACAAACACTGA
- the LOC118419278 gene encoding zinc finger HIT domain-containing protein 2-like, whose translation MHCKSNMAAPSSEEIRLEGSFPPPDQVFKSAEDQSLCKLCLKQYSRYTCPRCNVAYCSLACYRSEKHVGCSEQFYKEHIIEELKQQRGSHEEKQKVLEMLKRLEDEQEEEEGEDGEEEETLEDRLQGLDLDRDTEAVWDQLTAQERAEFQAVVEKGMLGEMLEMWTPWWSLSHERAALIEEVGSEQDTVREETESRTKTSPPPPLLSKIPVLSSLLKGQPSECIKYNIVNILYCYAYVVRLHNGEHFTMSRQAAQEVLQLCPVFTENTSFSSAGEALHAAIARSNQDPSLANTPSFQSLVVKDVSCVLIGPSKEDSLQFVQAALSDLHHLFSVARRKVDKGMLLI comes from the exons ATGCACtgcaaatccaacatggcggcgcccagtTCGGAAGAAATCCGACTCGAAGGAAGTTTTCCTCCTCCAGACCAAGTCTTCAAGTCTGCTGAGGATCAGTCGTTATGCAAACT GTGCCTAAAGCAGTACTCCAGGTATACTTGCCCCAGGTGTAACGTGGCGTATTGCTCCTTGGCTTGCTACAGATCAGAG AAACATGTTGGATGTTCAGAGCAGTTCTACAAGGAACACATCATTGAGGAGCTGAAACAGCAGAGGGGAAG CCATGAAGAGAAACAGAAGGTTCTGGAGATGCTGAAGAGATTAGAGGAtgagcaggaggaggaggagggagaagatggggaggaggaggagactCTGGAGGACAGATTGCAGGGGCTGGACCTGG ACAGAGACACAGAGGCCGTTTGGGATCAGCTGACCGCCCAGGAGAGAGCAGAGTTCCAGGCAGTGGTGGAGAAAGGCATGCTGGGAGAAATGCTGGAGATGTGGACTCCCTGGTGGAGCCTGTCGCAT GAACGTGCGGCCTTGATTGAGGAAGTTGGGTCTGAGCAGGACACAGTAAGAGAAGAGACAGAAAGCAGAACCAAgacaagcccccctccccctttgctGTCAAAGATACCTGTATTGTCTTCCTTACTTAAG GGTCAGCCATCTGAGTGTATAAAGTACAACATTGTGAATATACT CTACTGCTATGCTTATGTTGTCAGGCTGCATAATGGAGAACACTTCACCATGTCAAGACAAGCAGCACAG GAAGTGCTACAGCTGTGCCCAGTCTTTACGGAGAACACCAGTTTCAGCAGTGCAGGGGAGGCTTTACACGCAGCCATAGCCAGGTCAAATCAG GACCCGTCATTGGCCAACACCCCATCCTTCCAGTCACTGGTGGTGAAAGATGTGTCCTGCGTTTTGATTGGTCCCAGTAAGGAGGACAGTTTGCAGTTTGTTCAAGCTGCACTGTCAGATCTTCATCATCTTTTCTCGGTGGCCAGGAGAAAAGTGGATAAAGGTATGCTTTTGATATAA